In Devosia beringensis, a single window of DNA contains:
- a CDS encoding phosphoribosyltransferase: MTLAPHHFWQTLDAPGTHEADATAGWVDGFPAALPDGRQLLLPIRVLPGDGHSAVASLIINQASFAVEDALSAVMAAMLDAVGVDVVIGVPTLGLPLANNVARRLGHTRMVALGTSRKFWYSDDYSAPMTSITSPDQQKTIFLDPRSLPLLEGKRVGVVDDVISSGTSMAAVLTLLERAGVTPVAVAAAMLQGTRWHEPLAAWRSRIMAPLASPRLALSETGRWLPSD; encoded by the coding sequence GTGACGCTTGCCCCGCACCATTTCTGGCAGACCCTAGACGCGCCGGGAACCCATGAAGCAGATGCAACGGCAGGTTGGGTGGACGGCTTTCCCGCCGCCCTGCCCGACGGGCGGCAGCTGCTGCTGCCCATCCGCGTGCTGCCGGGGGATGGCCATTCGGCCGTGGCCTCGCTGATCATCAACCAGGCCAGCTTTGCCGTCGAGGATGCGCTGTCGGCTGTCATGGCGGCGATGCTGGACGCGGTCGGGGTCGATGTCGTGATCGGGGTGCCGACGCTGGGCCTGCCGCTAGCCAACAATGTCGCGCGGCGCCTGGGCCATACGCGCATGGTGGCGCTGGGGACGTCGCGCAAGTTCTGGTACAGCGACGACTATTCGGCGCCGATGACCTCGATCACCAGTCCCGATCAGCAGAAGACGATCTTTCTCGACCCGCGCAGCCTGCCGCTGCTCGAAGGCAAGCGCGTCGGCGTGGTGGATGATGTCATCAGTTCGGGCACCTCCATGGCGGCCGTGCTGACATTGCTGGAGCGAGCTGGCGTAACGCCGGTGGCGGTGGCCGCGGCCATGCTGCAGGGCACGCGCTGGCACGAGCCGCTCGCCGCCTGGCGCAGCCGCATCATGGCGCCGCTGGCTTCGCCGCGGCTGGCGCTGAGCGAGACCGGACGCTGGCTGCCGAGCGACTAG
- a CDS encoding nucleoside hydrolase has translation MPHKPNALILDTDGGVDDAQALLMLIANGRAPIAITTVFGNVGLDAATRNILATLAVAKADVPVHAGAGRPLTQAVIDARYIHGEDGLGGAPRPLQTAAPAGSNAVGFLIDSFRAAGASGHKIDLLMIGPLTNLALALRLDPTIINGIGQLTIMGGTIYGRGNTTPAAEFNIYADPEAAAIVFGADIDILVAPWEPCVTHNMTGAEVDALFDAVPDGPEKAFSLALARHARQTIAGYGGGDNFRFVDPLAAAAVIEPDIITRSIRASVDVALAPGLARGMTIIDPSGRLGTPMVTLIEDAKIDRLIALYAASIAFVPPAG, from the coding sequence TTGCCCCATAAGCCCAATGCGCTGATCCTGGACACTGATGGCGGCGTTGATGACGCCCAGGCGCTGCTGATGCTGATCGCCAATGGCCGTGCGCCGATCGCCATCACCACCGTGTTCGGCAATGTCGGGCTGGACGCTGCCACCCGCAATATCCTGGCCACCCTGGCTGTCGCCAAAGCCGATGTGCCGGTGCATGCCGGCGCCGGCCGCCCGCTGACCCAGGCGGTGATCGACGCCCGCTATATCCACGGCGAGGATGGCTTGGGTGGCGCGCCGCGGCCGCTGCAGACGGCGGCCCCGGCCGGCAGCAATGCGGTGGGCTTCCTGATCGACAGCTTCCGCGCCGCCGGCGCCAGCGGCCACAAGATCGATCTGCTGATGATCGGCCCGCTGACCAATCTGGCGCTGGCCTTGCGGCTCGATCCCACCATCATCAATGGCATTGGCCAGCTCACCATCATGGGCGGCACCATCTATGGTCGCGGCAATACGACGCCCGCCGCCGAGTTCAACATCTATGCCGATCCCGAAGCCGCTGCCATCGTCTTTGGCGCCGATATCGACATCCTGGTGGCGCCCTGGGAACCCTGCGTCACCCACAACATGACCGGCGCCGAGGTCGACGCGCTGTTTGACGCCGTGCCCGACGGCCCGGAAAAGGCGTTTTCGCTGGCGCTGGCCCGCCATGCTCGCCAGACCATTGCCGGCTATGGCGGCGGCGACAATTTCCGCTTCGTCGATCCCCTGGCCGCCGCAGCGGTGATCGAGCCGGACATCATCACCCGCTCCATCCGCGCCTCGGTCGATGTCGCCCTGGCACCGGGCCTGGCCCGCGGCATGACCATCATCGATCCCTCGGGGCGCCTCGGCACGCCCATGGTCACCCTGATCGAGGACGCCAAAATTGATCGGCTGATCGCGCTCTACGCCGCCTCCATCGCCTTCGTGCCGCCAGCGGGCTGA
- a CDS encoding adenine deaminase — translation MPLPDDLLIHATDEVRIRQNLALVALGKRPADRAVRVGRLLDVYGRNWHEDQEIVIAGRRIAWVGPADAYPGDVAERVDARHLSAVPGFGEVHKHVESSHLTPEYEAALVLPHGNTWTCEASHEFSNVDGPHNLEFWLTARLAGSPMKIFPLPGSAVPPTAYEWGGGHFGYDEQQSFLKQHLMVAGLDEVMDWPAVWNPENPSYERLWGMIRATFEQRGVVEGHAAGMRGINDINAFAAAGMASDHEAWTTEEVQDKLRRGLFIELRPHSLPEMIKGLLAAGQADWSNFALCTDDRSCSDTLRIGATDHNVRLAIEAGLAPEIAIQMVTINPARHMRLTPWVGAIAPGRFADLVLLDDVATLSIAQVWADGEQVSSGKDFLKPIPEIAWPEWATKTVNIEREMVAADFAIAAEPGRESMQAAVLRPFHWDDNFITLELPVANGAVQRDSSRNVTKFAIVDRFSGEGKTSKMFWLGTGPSTPDVALACSMGHDKHNIWVVGSSDAAMAIAVNALRESQGGWALVRDSQLVATVRYEVGGLMTQRPPEELDAEMQELYRQGERIDWMYEPTFSPRWWPGFPERLAFATLTCAPWRWVLVAPSPLATAGFVNVATGETHPIVW, via the coding sequence ATGCCCCTGCCCGATGACCTGCTGATCCACGCCACCGATGAAGTCCGCATCCGGCAGAACCTGGCGCTGGTAGCGCTGGGCAAGCGCCCGGCGGACCGGGCGGTGCGGGTGGGGCGACTGCTCGATGTCTATGGCCGCAACTGGCATGAGGATCAGGAGATCGTCATCGCCGGCCGCCGCATTGCCTGGGTGGGACCGGCCGACGCCTATCCCGGCGACGTGGCAGAGCGCGTCGATGCCCGTCACCTCAGCGCCGTGCCCGGCTTTGGCGAGGTGCACAAGCATGTCGAATCCAGCCACCTGACGCCCGAATACGAGGCCGCCCTGGTGCTGCCGCATGGCAATACCTGGACTTGCGAGGCCAGCCACGAATTTTCCAATGTCGATGGGCCGCATAACCTCGAATTCTGGCTGACGGCGCGGCTGGCCGGCTCGCCGATGAAGATCTTCCCGCTGCCCGGCTCGGCCGTGCCACCCACGGCCTATGAATGGGGCGGCGGGCATTTCGGCTATGACGAGCAGCAGAGTTTTCTCAAGCAACACCTGATGGTGGCCGGGCTCGACGAGGTGATGGACTGGCCGGCGGTATGGAACCCGGAAAACCCCTCCTATGAGCGGCTCTGGGGCATGATCCGCGCCACCTTCGAGCAGCGTGGCGTGGTGGAGGGCCATGCCGCGGGCATGCGTGGCATCAATGACATCAACGCCTTCGCCGCCGCGGGCATGGCCTCGGACCATGAGGCCTGGACCACAGAAGAGGTGCAGGACAAGCTGCGGCGGGGCCTCTTCATCGAGCTGCGGCCGCATTCACTGCCCGAGATGATCAAGGGGCTATTGGCGGCAGGCCAGGCGGACTGGTCCAACTTTGCCCTCTGCACCGATGACCGCTCCTGCTCCGATACGCTGCGGATCGGGGCCACCGACCATAATGTGCGGCTGGCCATAGAAGCAGGCCTCGCGCCCGAAATCGCCATCCAGATGGTGACGATCAATCCGGCCCGCCACATGCGGCTCACGCCCTGGGTTGGGGCCATCGCGCCCGGACGTTTCGCCGATCTGGTGCTGCTCGACGATGTCGCGACGCTCTCGATTGCCCAGGTCTGGGCCGATGGCGAGCAGGTTTCGTCAGGCAAGGATTTTCTGAAACCGATCCCGGAAATTGCGTGGCCGGAATGGGCCACCAAGACCGTCAATATCGAGCGCGAGATGGTGGCGGCGGATTTCGCGATTGCCGCCGAGCCCGGGCGCGAAAGCATGCAGGCGGCGGTGCTGCGCCCGTTCCACTGGGACGACAATTTCATCACCCTGGAACTGCCCGTCGCGAACGGCGCGGTGCAGCGCGACAGCAGCCGCAACGTGACCAAGTTCGCCATTGTCGACCGCTTTTCGGGCGAGGGTAAAACCTCCAAAATGTTCTGGCTGGGCACCGGCCCGAGCACGCCCGACGTGGCGCTGGCCTGCTCGATGGGACACGACAAGCACAATATCTGGGTGGTCGGCTCCTCCGACGCCGCCATGGCGATCGCGGTCAATGCGCTGCGCGAAAGCCAGGGTGGCTGGGCGCTGGTGCGCGACAGTCAGCTGGTCGCCACGGTGCGCTACGAGGTGGGCGGGCTGATGACGCAAAGGCCGCCGGAAGAACTCGACGCCGAGATGCAGGAGCTCTACCGGCAGGGGGAAAGGATCGACTGGATGTATGAGCCGACCTTTTCGCCGCGCTGGTGGCCCGGCTTTCCGGAACGGCTGGCCTTTGCCACGCTGACCTGCGCGCCCTGGCGCTGGGTGCTGGTGGCGCCCTCACCCCTGGCGACGGCGGGCTTTGTCAATGTCGCCACGGGAGAGACTCACCCCATCGTCTGGTGA
- a CDS encoding DoxX family protein: MLHRLVQPYQDLDRLIASIPPSIGLLALRLALALPFWRSGLTKWDGWFSLSSGARYLFVQEFKLHIFGQALAYPFPLTAAFLAGIGELVLPVLLILGLGTRFAALGILLMTLVIQLTIPDGLINFHLPWAAMALGLMAFGGGRLSLDALAGGLRRRQAPAHQTMG, encoded by the coding sequence ATGCTGCATAGACTGGTTCAGCCCTATCAGGACCTCGATCGCCTGATCGCGTCCATCCCGCCCTCCATTGGCCTCTTGGCGCTGCGGCTGGCGCTGGCCCTCCCTTTCTGGCGCTCGGGGCTGACCAAATGGGATGGCTGGTTCAGCCTCTCCAGCGGCGCGCGCTACCTGTTCGTACAGGAGTTCAAACTGCATATCTTCGGGCAGGCGCTGGCCTATCCTTTCCCGTTGACCGCCGCCTTCCTCGCCGGCATCGGGGAACTGGTGCTGCCCGTGCTGCTGATACTGGGCCTGGGGACGCGCTTTGCCGCCCTCGGCATTCTGCTGATGACGCTGGTCATCCAATTGACCATCCCCGATGGGCTGATCAATTTCCATCTGCCCTGGGCGGCCATGGCCCTGGGCCTGATGGCCTTTGGCGGCGGCCGCCTCTCACTTGATGCCCTGGCGGGTGGTCTGCGCCGGCGGCAGGCGCCGGCTCACCAGACGATGGGGTGA
- a CDS encoding HvfC/BufC N-terminal domain-containing protein, with translation MIAPLVAQAAFAAALVDPALPVPPGIVSHRGDSDAKRFAVYRNNVHVGLVGVLAAKYPVCERLVGADFFTAMARLYVADHKPRSPIMQHYGADFAAFIESFDPARAVPYLADMARLEEAWSIAYNAADMVPMSITALATIDQATVPELRLASHPAAGLIHSAFPVGSIWSAHQAEGVTVRPGAEAVLISRPALDVMVTVIPQADALFLHHLFEGAALGAAATAATGLSDAFDVGRALVGLCNLGAFAQPIQATGSAHAA, from the coding sequence ATGATCGCGCCGCTCGTCGCCCAGGCCGCTTTTGCTGCCGCCCTGGTCGATCCGGCGCTGCCCGTGCCGCCCGGCATTGTGTCCCATCGCGGCGACAGTGACGCCAAACGCTTTGCCGTCTATCGCAACAATGTCCATGTCGGCCTGGTTGGCGTGCTGGCAGCGAAGTATCCGGTCTGCGAACGCCTTGTCGGCGCTGACTTCTTCACCGCCATGGCGCGGCTCTACGTCGCCGACCACAAACCACGCTCGCCGATCATGCAGCATTATGGCGCCGACTTTGCCGCCTTTATCGAGAGCTTTGACCCCGCCCGCGCCGTGCCCTACCTAGCCGACATGGCCAGGCTCGAAGAAGCCTGGTCCATTGCCTACAACGCTGCCGACATGGTGCCGATGTCGATCACTGCCCTGGCCACGATTGACCAGGCCACGGTGCCAGAGCTCCGCCTCGCATCCCATCCGGCGGCCGGCCTGATCCATTCCGCCTTCCCGGTGGGCTCGATCTGGTCGGCGCACCAGGCCGAGGGCGTCACGGTGCGCCCTGGTGCCGAGGCGGTACTGATCAGCCGGCCCGCGCTGGACGTGATGGTGACCGTCATCCCGCAAGCCGATGCCCTGTTCCTGCACCACCTGTTCGAGGGCGCCGCGCTCGGCGCGGCCGCCACCGCTGCCACCGGCTTGTCGGATGCGTTCGATGTCGGCCGTGCGCTGGTGGGGCTGTGCAATCTCGGCGCCTTCGCCCAACCAATTCAAGCCACAGGAAGCGCGCATGCTGCATAG
- the bufB gene encoding MNIO family bufferin maturase: MQPANLPPRAGLGLKPQHYAEILATRPPIGFFEVHAENYMGDGGPPHRYLADIVAHYPLSLHGVGLSIGGAGPLDRDHLRRLRALIERYRPQSFSEHLAWSSHEESRLNDLLPLPYTPATLDNVVAHVDQVQQALGCRMLLENPSTYVLFAESSIDEVDFLAAIAERSGCGLLLDVNNVMVSAVNHRLDPFAYIDRFPLHQVGEIHLAGYDETTDAAGDRLLIDAHASRVSPDVFALYTHTLARTGPLPTLVEWDNDVPEFAVLAEEAGIVDAALAEAAQRHQPRERVA; the protein is encoded by the coding sequence ATGCAGCCAGCCAACCTGCCGCCGCGCGCCGGCCTCGGGCTCAAGCCCCAGCATTATGCCGAGATCCTGGCCACCCGGCCACCTATCGGCTTTTTCGAAGTGCATGCCGAAAACTATATGGGCGATGGCGGTCCGCCGCACCGCTACCTCGCCGACATCGTCGCGCACTATCCGCTGTCGCTGCACGGCGTGGGCCTTTCCATCGGTGGCGCCGGCCCGCTGGATCGCGACCATCTGCGCCGCCTGCGCGCGCTGATCGAGCGCTACCGGCCCCAGTCTTTTTCCGAGCACCTCGCCTGGTCGAGCCATGAGGAGAGCAGGCTCAATGACCTGCTGCCGCTGCCCTATACGCCCGCAACGCTGGACAATGTCGTCGCCCATGTCGACCAGGTGCAACAGGCGCTGGGCTGCCGCATGCTGCTGGAAAACCCCTCCACCTATGTCCTGTTTGCCGAGAGCAGCATCGACGAGGTCGATTTCCTCGCCGCCATTGCCGAGCGCTCCGGCTGCGGCCTGCTGCTCGACGTCAACAATGTCATGGTCTCGGCCGTCAACCATCGGCTCGATCCCTTCGCCTATATCGACCGCTTCCCGCTGCATCAGGTCGGCGAAATCCATCTGGCCGGCTATGACGAGACCACCGATGCCGCCGGGGACCGGCTGCTGATCGATGCGCATGCCTCCCGCGTCAGTCCCGACGTCTTTGCGCTCTATACGCATACCCTGGCGCGTACCGGTCCGCTGCCGACCCTGGTCGAATGGGACAATGACGTGCCTGAATTTGCCGTGCTGGCCGAGGAGGCCGGCATTGTCGATGCCGCGCTGGCAGAAGCGGCGCAGCGGCACCAGCCGCGCGAGCGCGTGGCATGA
- a CDS encoding BufA1 family periplasmic bufferin-type metallophore: MKPSNSLVLAASLLAALSAVSVQTATAQDATEKCYGVALAGQNDCAAGPGTTCAGTSVIDYQGNAWKAVPAGTCLTMSFEGDRMGSLEELDRDLPKA; encoded by the coding sequence ATGAAGCCCAGCAATTCACTCGTTCTCGCCGCCTCTCTGCTCGCTGCCCTCTCCGCCGTTTCGGTCCAGACCGCGACCGCTCAGGATGCCACCGAAAAATGCTATGGCGTCGCCCTGGCCGGCCAGAATGACTGTGCTGCCGGTCCCGGCACCACCTGCGCCGGTACCTCGGTGATCGACTATCAGGGCAATGCCTGGAAGGCCGTGCCAGCCGGCACCTGCCTGACCATGTCCTTCGAAGGCGACCGCATGGGCTCGCTCGAAGAGCTCGATCGCGATCTGCCCAAGGCCTGA
- a CDS encoding L,D-transpeptidase family protein: protein MLTNVLRTFVLLLAVTVLAGCQFAGDNRGNVPLPKPLLERLAAIGSSPAEPMMIRVYKESSELEVWKRTTSGRYALLKTYPICKWSGTLGPKVKQGDYQSPEGFYDVTPALLNPKSSYHLSFNTGFPNKFDQALERTGTYLMIHGDCLSVGCYAMTDDGIKEIYALARETFRGGNSAFQLQLLPFRMTEENLMRHAASPHNAFWRNLKIGTDAFDLAGQPPTWDVCEQRYVFNQNDPRTAPLDPNGACPIGTFSTMAAL, encoded by the coding sequence ATGCTCACCAACGTTCTTCGCACTTTTGTCCTGCTGCTGGCCGTCACGGTCCTGGCCGGCTGCCAGTTCGCCGGTGACAATCGCGGCAATGTGCCGCTGCCCAAGCCGCTGCTCGAGCGCCTGGCGGCAATTGGCTCTTCTCCTGCTGAACCGATGATGATCCGGGTCTACAAGGAAAGCTCCGAGCTCGAAGTGTGGAAGCGCACCACTTCGGGCCGCTATGCCCTGCTCAAGACCTACCCGATCTGCAAATGGTCGGGCACGCTCGGGCCCAAGGTCAAGCAGGGCGATTACCAGTCGCCGGAAGGGTTCTATGATGTCACCCCGGCGCTGCTCAACCCCAAGTCCTCCTATCACCTGTCCTTCAATACCGGCTTTCCCAACAAGTTCGACCAGGCGCTCGAGCGCACCGGCACCTATCTGATGATCCATGGCGATTGCCTGTCGGTCGGCTGCTACGCCATGACCGATGACGGCATCAAGGAAATCTATGCCCTGGCCCGCGAGACCTTCCGGGGCGGCAATAGCGCCTTCCAGCTGCAGCTGCTGCCCTTCCGCATGACCGAGGAAAACCTCATGCGTCATGCCGCCAGCCCGCATAACGCCTTCTGGCGCAACCTCAAGATCGGCACCGATGCCTTTGACCTGGCCGGCCAGCCGCCGACCTGGGATGTCTGCGAGCAGCGCTATGTCTTCAACCAGAACGACCCACGCACTGCCCCGCTCGATCCAAACGGCGCCTGCCCGATCGGGACCTTTTCGACCATGGCGGCCCTCTAG
- a CDS encoding VWA domain-containing protein, which translates to MVQKDPATRQTSGLPDKGKVSGNIAAFVQKVGTMARPNAAQDGRLLFALDATMSRQPTWDLACSLQAEMFAAIPKPSALQVQLLYFRGFGECRASKWVLDGDALARLMSGIDCRGGHTQIAKVFAHARAEHKRRRINAVIYVGDAMEENVDDLAEKAGQLGLLGLPLFIFQEGRDAQVEAAFRDFARLSKGAYARFDASAPQELAALLKAVAAYASGGRDLLKLQASGQARALLAQLPS; encoded by the coding sequence ATGGTGCAAAAAGACCCGGCGACGCGACAAACCTCTGGATTGCCCGACAAGGGCAAGGTCAGCGGCAATATTGCCGCCTTCGTGCAGAAAGTCGGCACCATGGCCCGGCCGAACGCGGCCCAGGACGGGCGGCTGCTGTTCGCGCTGGACGCGACGATGAGCCGCCAGCCGACCTGGGACCTGGCCTGTTCGCTGCAGGCGGAGATGTTTGCCGCCATTCCCAAGCCCAGTGCGCTGCAGGTGCAACTGCTGTATTTCCGCGGCTTCGGCGAATGCCGGGCCAGCAAATGGGTGCTCGACGGCGACGCTCTGGCCAGGCTGATGAGCGGCATCGATTGCCGGGGCGGCCATACCCAGATTGCCAAGGTCTTCGCCCATGCCCGCGCCGAGCACAAGCGGCGGCGGATCAATGCGGTGATCTATGTGGGCGACGCCATGGAGGAAAATGTGGACGACCTGGCCGAAAAAGCCGGACAGCTGGGCCTCTTGGGCCTGCCGCTGTTCATCTTCCAGGAGGGTCGCGACGCCCAGGTGGAAGCCGCCTTCCGCGACTTTGCCCGGCTGAGCAAGGGGGCCTATGCCCGCTTTGATGCCAGTGCGCCGCAGGAGCTGGCGGCGCTGCTCAAGGCAGTGGCCGCCTATGCCAGCGGCGGGCGGGATCTGCTGAAACTCCAAGCCAGCGGCCAGGCAAGGGCGCTGCTGGCGCAATTGCCGTCATGA
- a CDS encoding DnaJ domain-containing protein, producing MTYFFVGGLALLAVLAAVNYARGLDQRVLWRGLRYLVGGLGALAAIGLLLARRIDIALFVGAAAIAVLRTGRLGPISFDGPAMGASNISKVQSYSFAMELDHDTGAVSGRVLNGPFAGMDLLDLGENETRALLAEVGGDADSLSLLESWLDANRAGWREYFAEQDEGGGATAPSGGDPIAEAYEVLGLKPDASEDDIRTAHRELMKAVHPDHGGSSYLAVKINQARDLLLKQRQ from the coding sequence ATGACCTATTTCTTTGTCGGCGGGCTGGCGCTGCTGGCGGTTCTTGCCGCCGTCAATTATGCGCGCGGGCTGGACCAACGCGTGCTGTGGCGGGGTCTGCGCTACCTCGTCGGGGGACTGGGCGCACTGGCCGCCATCGGCCTGCTGCTGGCGCGGCGGATCGACATTGCCCTGTTTGTTGGCGCGGCTGCCATAGCGGTGCTGCGCACCGGGCGGCTGGGGCCGATCTCGTTTGACGGGCCGGCCATGGGTGCGAGCAATATCTCCAAGGTGCAGAGCTACAGCTTTGCCATGGAGCTCGACCACGATACCGGCGCGGTCTCGGGCCGGGTGCTCAATGGTCCGTTCGCCGGGATGGACCTGCTCGATCTGGGCGAGAACGAGACCCGGGCGCTGCTGGCCGAAGTCGGCGGCGATGCCGACAGCCTCAGCCTGCTCGAAAGCTGGCTCGATGCCAATCGGGCCGGCTGGCGCGAATATTTTGCCGAACAGGATGAAGGTGGCGGCGCTACCGCCCCGAGCGGCGGCGATCCGATTGCCGAGGCATATGAGGTATTGGGCCTCAAACCCGATGCCAGCGAGGATGATATCCGCACCGCCCATCGCGAGCTGATGAAGGCCGTGCATCCCGATCACGGCGGCTCGAGCTATCTGGCGGTCAAGATCAACCAGGCGCGCGACCTGCTGCTCAAACAGCGGCAATAG
- a CDS encoding cytochrome P450, which yields MPQIDQSALPPHVEPHRKPLSLLQSLRAARQNVLEIIPAIAYRQPMVSGRMGARWHMVQDPAALRRIFLDNAANYPKSEVMLRMLRPAIGNSLFNAEGADWRWQRRAVAPVFAQRNVTALAPVMTATAERAAQRLGAAGPQAEMVGEMLTATFDVICEVALSGREHFDAGVYGAAIIRYFETAGKASLLDFLRVPSWFPRPGEVLGMGAVRTMHDMVEKAIAARRKQATGTADDLLDFMLKAQDPETGRTMSPQDVLHNMQFFIVAGHETTALALSWALQLLALSPAIQERAHEEARAALGEQPAGLEHLEAMPLGRRILEESMRLYPPVGMLAREVRASDELGGRQIAAHDVIFLPLYALHRHELLWDDPNSFNPDRFLPEAAKARDRYAYLPFGAGPRVCVGANFAMMQAQIILATLLARFRFAPGPDPLPRPTMLMTVRPDTGIKLRVTPR from the coding sequence TTGCCTCAGATCGATCAGTCCGCGCTGCCACCGCATGTCGAACCGCATCGCAAGCCGCTGTCGCTGTTGCAGTCGCTGCGGGCGGCGCGCCAGAACGTGCTCGAGATCATCCCGGCCATCGCCTATCGGCAGCCCATGGTGTCGGGCCGCATGGGCGCGCGCTGGCACATGGTGCAGGACCCGGCCGCACTGCGGCGCATCTTTCTGGACAATGCGGCGAACTATCCCAAATCCGAAGTGATGCTGCGCATGTTGCGCCCGGCGATCGGCAATAGCCTGTTCAACGCCGAAGGCGCCGACTGGCGCTGGCAGCGGCGGGCCGTGGCGCCGGTCTTTGCCCAGCGCAATGTCACCGCTTTGGCGCCGGTGATGACGGCCACGGCCGAGCGGGCGGCACAGCGGCTAGGCGCGGCCGGACCCCAGGCCGAAATGGTCGGGGAAATGCTCACCGCCACGTTCGATGTCATCTGCGAAGTGGCGCTGTCGGGCCGCGAGCATTTCGATGCCGGGGTCTATGGCGCCGCCATCATCCGCTATTTCGAAACGGCTGGAAAAGCCTCGCTGCTGGACTTCCTGCGCGTGCCGAGCTGGTTTCCCCGGCCCGGCGAAGTGCTGGGCATGGGCGCCGTGCGCACCATGCACGACATGGTGGAAAAGGCCATTGCGGCGCGCCGCAAACAGGCGACGGGCACGGCGGATGACCTGCTCGATTTCATGCTCAAGGCGCAGGATCCGGAAACCGGGCGGACCATGTCGCCGCAGGACGTGCTGCACAATATGCAGTTCTTCATCGTGGCCGGGCACGAAACCACGGCGCTGGCGCTGAGCTGGGCGCTGCAGCTGCTGGCCCTGTCCCCCGCCATCCAGGAGCGGGCCCATGAAGAGGCCCGCGCCGCACTGGGCGAGCAGCCGGCCGGGCTCGAGCATCTCGAGGCCATGCCGCTGGGCCGTCGCATCCTCGAGGAGTCCATGCGGCTTTATCCGCCGGTGGGCATGCTGGCGCGCGAGGTGCGCGCCAGCGACGAGTTGGGCGGCCGACAGATCGCCGCCCATGACGTGATCTTCCTGCCGCTTTATGCGCTGCATCGACACGAGCTGCTGTGGGACGACCCCAACAGCTTCAACCCGGACCGCTTCCTGCCCGAGGCGGCCAAGGCCCGCGACCGCTATGCCTATCTGCCCTTCGGTGCCGGTCCGCGCGTCTGCGTCGGCGCCAACTTTGCCATGATGCAGGCCCAGATTATCCTGGCGACCCTGCTGGCGCGGTTCCGCTTCGCGCCGGGTCCCGATCCCCTGCCCCGGCCGACCATGCTGATGACGGTACGCCCCGATACCGGGATCAAGCTGCGCGTAACGCCGCGATAA
- a CDS encoding ribonuclease activity regulator RraA, producing MTKGAEITRPAKHLIEGLRGLGAATIAGTLGHMGFKNPHMTGILPQTHGKCICGPALTLQCLPQRPDLFSEGEYADPETQLHRHVLYHVQEGDVVVVDARGDMRSGIFGDMMSTYFKGRGGAGIIIDGVMRDRPNVEKLDLALWLKGWSPNYHVQTDIYPYAVNVTIACGGVTVVPGDIIVADDDGAVVVPVSMAEQVIADGQKHAEWEEFSRIKLMEGAPLQRYYPLHPDANDEYQAWRRLNPVKPG from the coding sequence ATGACCAAGGGCGCCGAGATCACGCGGCCGGCAAAGCACCTGATCGAGGGGCTCAGGGGATTGGGCGCAGCGACCATCGCCGGGACGCTGGGGCATATGGGCTTCAAGAACCCGCATATGACCGGCATCCTGCCCCAGACCCATGGCAAGTGCATCTGCGGACCGGCGCTGACCCTGCAATGCCTGCCGCAGCGGCCGGACCTGTTCAGCGAAGGCGAATATGCCGACCCTGAAACCCAGCTGCACCGCCACGTGCTCTATCACGTGCAGGAGGGCGATGTGGTGGTGGTGGATGCGCGCGGCGACATGCGCTCGGGCATTTTCGGCGACATGATGAGCACCTATTTCAAGGGGCGCGGCGGCGCCGGCATCATCATCGACGGGGTGATGCGCGATCGGCCCAATGTGGAAAAGCTCGACCTGGCGCTCTGGCTCAAGGGCTGGTCGCCCAACTACCATGTGCAGACCGACATCTACCCCTATGCGGTCAACGTGACCATCGCCTGCGGCGGCGTGACCGTGGTGCCCGGCGACATTATCGTGGCCGATGACGACGGCGCGGTGGTGGTGCCGGTATCGATGGCCGAGCAGGTGATCGCGGACGGGCAAAAGCATGCCGAGTGGGAAGAGTTTTCCCGCATCAAGCTGATGGAGGGCGCGCCGCTGCAGCGCTATTACCCGCTCCATCCCGATGCCAATGACGAGTACCAGGCCTGGCGCCGCCTCAATCCGGTCAAGCCGGGCTGA